The segment CCAGCCCTGGGCCAGGGGTTCCTCCTCTGTGGACGCCCTGGGGcctctgcaggcagccaggctgagagctgccccgaggagcaggagctggctggggtGAGGTGAACACACCTTCATAGTCTGATCTTCcctggcaggaggagaagctTCTGTTTGGGCTCAGAACACAACTGCAGATGGTTTCAGCAGTGACTTTGAGGGCTCTGTGTTGATGCTCCTGGGACACTTCCGTGGCCATGCTGTGCTGGGAGTGAcaccatggggagatgctgctcAAACCACCTCCTGCTCTTTTCTCAAACCATGAAGGGCAGCACAGAGAGTGTAATGGCAAGGAAAACTGGAGAAGTttcagggtttggggggatAAATCATGTCCCTGTGACAGAGTAGCTGTCCctgacagccagggcaggaacCAGCGTGTAAATAACCTGCTCTTCACCCAGGGCTGTGCAGTTTTTGCAGCATCAGGTTGAGAACAGCCATGGAGCTGGAATGGCTCTCACTGAAGTTGgcaaagaaaggaggaaaaggaagtcTCAGCCttggagcagagagcagcagaaaatcGGGTGCTGCTCCCAGGGTGATGTGGGATGACTCTGGATctgtttgctgctggttttgttccTCTGCCAGCGGGGCACAATCAGGCAGCCAAGCCTTCAAAGCAGTCCTCAGGATATAGGTACAAACATGACACTGAAATTTAAGAAAGAtaaggtttttttctgctccttggAAAATCTCATCTGTGTCTAAAACATCGAGGAAAACCCTACATTTACAGTGAATACTCTTACTTTTCTAGGcccaaaaaaaaacatgagGTGATCTTCTTGCCATTGCCACCTCAGGtcacagatatttaaaaataaacccctgTTCACTCATTTCTTCTCAGTCCTGTgatctgcagctctgcctgtcaCTGTAACTCAGATCAATGGTGAATGTTGCTTCTAATTTGTCACTGGGATATAGCTGGAAATCTGAGAGATCTTTTTATAAATAGCTTTACAGTATTGTGACTCACACTCTGCCTGGAATGAGATGGCAGAACTCTGCATGGGGGAATGTTAAAGCTACTTTTACTCACCTGTTTCTGTCCAGGCCTGGCCAGGGTGTGCAACTTGTTTTGTGCCTATAAAATGTCATCCCGGTGCAGTAAGGATTGAACTAatcagctgttaaaaaaaaaaataaatatatatataggaACCCTCACGCTCAACACAGGGCCCAGGTAAAGAGTTTGGCAAAATTAGGATTGGTAAAAAAATGTGCATGTCTCCAATGGTGGAAGGGGTGGCCAAAAATTCCATGGTGGCAATTGCACCAGAGGCAGCTTGAGAGGGAAGACTGCACATCTTCCCCCCCACTGAGCCACTGTTTTGAGTCACAATTTGTGCCATAATCTGTCTCAGAAGAGAGCTGATGTAGTTGTCAGGGGAAGGTATTAATAGCTTTGAGTTTCTGGGAAAAGAAAGTAGGATTTCAGTGCAAGTGTTCCCGTTTTGTTTGTGTGTAGtccttttctttggaaaatgcaGCAGTAAGGCAAAGACAACAAAGGGGTTTTATTCTTTAGGCATTTCTGAGCTGAAGTTCATTTTCTTGGCCTCTTCGTGGTTTCCAAGGACGTGCTGCTTTTCTTGGTGATGAATTATGGTAAACTGTACCAGTGTAAAAGGAAGATACCCTCTGAAGAAGCACTAGTAGGGGAAAGCTGTAGAAAATCCTTGGCCTCATGAGGCCTAAGAGGACACTGATgagccctgtgcacctcagccAGTTTTGATGGAAAAACTCAGGGCAGGAGTTCAATGTTTAACAGTTACCTGCACATTACAGCTGCACAGACCAACACAGACCAGGTCTGAGTGTCCAGGTGATTTACAGCTGATCTGCATAATTAATATTTGAATTATAAATGCCCCTCAGTGTTTCCAGATGGAGAAGCACGGTTAGTGTATTAAAGGCACACTGAAAATGGGTTTTAAACCCACAGAATGATCTGAAATGCAGTGAATTTGCTTGTAAGGGAGAATATATTACAACTGCAGAGCATAATCTCTACAGTAACCTCATTCCAGCTCTCATTTCCTGGGccaaaatgagaaagaaagggGACTTGTGTTCCACTTTGGGCTTCTGCAATGGCTGTTGGTGAGGTGTTACTGCCTCTGCCTCCCTTCCCAGAGGCCTGTGCTTATCCTTTGtgctccctccctctgcacagccCCATCAGCACAGCTTGTGCTTTCAGGCTGAGgtttctgctccagcagcactgtaAACATCCCATGGTACTTGACAAGCCCAGTGCAGCTTCATTTCAGGTGAGCTGCAGTGATTTGTGTCCTGCCTCTCgagaggcaggagaggagcagggacaggaccaGCTGTTTTGGTGACAAATACCTTCATCAGAAGAGTTAGTTAAGGATGACAACAAAaactttatttgaaaaaattattatgtATTGAAAATATACAGTAGCATTACCTATCTTCTTGCCTCTATCTCTCCCCCAGCACAGGTTATACACAGGCATGTCACAGCAACCAGATTTAAGAGTTCTTTGTCACTCCCTCTCAATATGTCCAAATCCTGTCATCAGCAAGAGAACAACAAACAAAAGACCCACTTCTTTCTGACTCAGTAGGTATTTAACAAATCCCAGTCCTCCACAGTGAGGCACAGATGCTTCTGTTTGGAagtcctttctctctcttgttCAGCCAAAgctctttttttattgttctttaaTTCATGGCAGCCTGCAACCTCCTTTTTCAAAGGTAAATGGCaattttcaacattttcctTATAAAACTGCAAGTTTCCAGATGCTTTAGTTTCTGGCTCGACCAGTGTGCATTTGACTGCTTCCTCTATTCTGCGTGTCTTGCCATctacaagcaaaaaaaaaaaaaatcaagtttagATTTTGGGAAAAAGAGAATTATGCTGTAAAATGCATAACTTTGTGATACAAATTGTTTTCACCAAGCCAGCTTGGAAATGTGCAGAAGAAAACATACCATTTATATTTTGGACTcagaattttaaggaaaaaactcAGTTGTTGTATGTGCTGTACTTGAATTATCCAGGAGTCttacaaacaaaacaactcTAGTACATTGTAATGAAGTTACACAAAGGGCTGAAATTGCACACCTGAGATGCTTTTTGTACTATAACCCAAAAGAGTATGGAAATAGTCCctgtagaaaagaaaataaatcagctcTGTGGTGTCCATGCAGTTACGTACAGAAGTGAAGAGCTGCTACTCTGGATCTCAAGTTGTCCTGGGGCTTCATGGCCTCCATAACTGCCTGTTCCCACTGCAGAACTGTCTGAAAGAGCAGATGAAGCAGTTAAAGTGtaaaatttacagaaatatCATTTGAAACAACTCCATCCCTTGTTATTTCCTATTCAGCGATTTTGTATTCTAGAAGGCAAATTTTTAGAGAGTACAACAGGTTTAACCCCTCCTTACCTGCTCTGCCCATCCCTCTGTTTTGCAGTTACTGTGATCAAATTCTTTCAGAGGCACTTTTGAGTGAACCAGGCCTATCTGCGTTTGAAGCCGCTTTATGACAGCATCAACATCCTGggcaaaaagggaaataaagcaGTCAGAGGGCAAGAATTTTTATTACACTTGTCCAGTCAACTTTTTCAGGTGATTTTTACCTTGAGACCTGTCCCAGAAATGTCCAAACAATTCAACTTCTTGAAAGAAAGAAGGTATCCAATTCCCACATCTGTGATTTTAGGGTTACCTGTAAGGCCAAGTAAAATCAATTAAGCTGCATGATGTGGAAAAAGATTATTAAAATACCATGgaagttttttttctaaaagctaATACTGGAACAAAACTGACTTTGCCGCTCTAATcatcaaaatacaaatatttacaaTACCAATTATCAAACTACTAACAATATTTACGTAAGTAGCAAATGCCTGAGACCTCAGGTCTGCCCTGTGCGTTCTGGGAGGCTGCTGGTGAAATCTGAGGTTGAGCATTTGGCTCATGGGAATCAACAAATTAATTGTATTCCTTCAGTGCTAAGGAGGATAAATTCTTTATCAGAAAGGACACAGGATCTTTGTGTCATGAGACCATGGAGCACTTACAGGACAAGTCCAGCACCAGCAGATTCTCAAGCCCCTTTTTCAGCACGCGGACGGGAGCTGTCATCCTGCGCAGGCCGGCATCCGACAGGGAGTTGTCCTTCAGGAGAAGCCTTTTCACACTGCCAGCAGAGATACAAACATGGAGTTCATGGCCATTATTTCTGAGAGTTTTGGAAAATGTCCTACAACTCTGTGGCAGAAGGGTCATCCTGTGCCAGCCCCTACAGGCTCACTGTAAAAAGCAGTGAGGAAGGAGCCTGGGTTAACAGGAGTAACAAATATCTTTATATTTCCCTGCTAGCTCAACAGAAGCACCACTTGAGCAGCTATTCCCACAGCTCCAGTGACAAACTGATCCTAGAGCCAAACATTTGCCAACAGAGACAATAAGCTTCTTTATACCCTGAAGTTCTTTATACCAAGGCTGCCAAACTGAAATGCTCTCAAAACTAAGAAAATGCTTGGCAAACTGAGAGGACAGATTCAATAAGTGATCATAAGCaaagattttaagaaaataatgagGTTGTATAACAGATTAACAAAACTCAGGAAGAAACATCACATTTAAGTACTCTCTTCAGAGCACTTCAAGATAAAACCTTGATGcaaaatgcaccaaaatctTACAGTAACATGATATCCTTAATTAGCACTCATCCTACCTAATGCTTCCAAAATTATCTACTCGTCAGTTTTTTGTAcacaagaaaattataaaatttacTGGTTTGAGATGTTAACTAACCAAATAATCAACATCCTGCTTGCAGAAATCTTAATGTAGAACACTAGTTTGGTTAAAAATCTGGCTGAAAAAGTTCCCCCTTAAAATAGGAAATGTAAAACTGTTCCAAATGTTGAAGATGCATTTTTTACCCAGAcaatgaaaattataaaaagttTATATAAATTATCTTGCACAATTTTAGTACTTTTTATGATTCAGTATGTGCTTTGTGCACAAtaaattctgcattttgtttACCTACAGAACAGGTTTTATGAACAACCAAAATCTTCAACCTTACACTCCGTAGCCTGTGAAACTTCCCTTTAAAGTCTCAGCCTGATTCTTTGAACTGCTTAGTGGTAGGAAAGAAAGTGTCATTTTTAGCTCAAGAAATTGGTACCTAGACAGGGCCTCTTTGGTGAGGTGTTCCAGCAGCTCATGTTCATCTCCAAGTTTACAGTAGGAGAGATCCAAACACGTCAGCTCCCGGAAAGACTTAATTTCTTCAAGCTTTTCAGAGATAACCAGGTAcctgcaaagcaaaaaaaaaataaaaaaagccctCAGTGCTCAGGCATGTAAGTCTacatccccaagtgccataAGCACAATGCACTCGTTTCTGCTAAGTACCTATGCGAAAATTGACAGAAATTACCCAGCTGCACTAAGTACCTCTGTACGTGCAGCTGGCACACAAGTCTGAATTCCCAGTCTTCTCCTTAAATCACTGTCATGGTTTAGATTTGATTCAACTTGTAAATATTGCTGTTAGGAGCTTCTTTACAGATTATTGCTGTATTATTTCAGAATAATGCAAAATGTCTCAGTTTATCGTCAGTTTCACAAACTGCTCTTCCTCAGTGTCTAGGAAGGGTAGAGACAAACCCACATTCATCCAGGTTTAATATCCACCTCAAACATGGATTTTAAACAGGACAGGATGGCCTTTCAGTATcaaaattttagtttttatgTATGTCAATAAAATGCTTGACTAGAGGTAGAAGTCCAGGACTGGCCAGAGGTGAGGCAGCAGTTactcagtgggttttttttcagctgtgctgGTTCCCTGCTCTGATTCACTCAGCAGCCACGCAAACATCTGTGCTGTAGCTATTCAGTAGGAGGTTCAGAGATGGGAACAAACCACTGAAGAATGGCAGGCATGAGTATGCAGTAATGAGCACGTAGCCCTCAGTACCTCCCCTGCAGTCACTTCTTGCTGTCCCTGTGGCACAACAAGCTCCAAATTCACTGATCTCTCCTGAATTTACCTTGTATTCCCCATGGCAAGACACACCCTGAGGTCAGCATCTTCACTGCATAAACTGGGGGTGATTATTAACTTGATCCCTCCAGGAACACCTCTTTGTCCATGCAAATAAGAGGACCTTAATATCCTCCCAGTGTAATTTTACCCATCAAACCACCCCTTGCCTGTGCAATTTGGCTCTGCAAAAAGCACAACAAACAGTCAAAGCATAAGCCAGTTCTTGAGAGAGATTATTAGCTCAGGGGGGTTCTGGAAAGGAGAGTGGGctcttttagaaataaaattcatcAGAAAATGCCTTAATGCCTTACTTCCTGAATTTCAAAGACTTGATGCTTAACTCAGCTTTCTGTAATGGCAAAAGATGCCAGAAGTagtttaatttctaaattaagCCCATAAAATTATCTGTGCTAGAGATAAAAAGGGAGAAGGTTTAAAGGATAAAACAAAGGATAATTGAGTTCTACTCAAACATTCCTACTGTGCTCAGAACACCCTTGGCACTTCAGATGAATACGCCAGTACTTTGATTTTAAACTGGATAAACCATCCCTTTTTTCAAGTGTAGAGATGGAAGAGAAGGGTTCTATTACTGGGAAGGACTTCAGTAGGAGCAAGGCTTTAAAAACATAATCCAGTTTTAAACTTGGCAAGAGTCTTTCAGTTAAAGATGTGGGCACTGAGAAGATGGAAAAACTAGTGCCGAACTGTAATCAGGACCTTGTTAAAGTACAGCCAATATGGGGTGGTAACAAGGTAAAACCTGCCTGATTTTCAAAGCCTGCAACTTACCTACAAGTCTGTATCTTCTGAGCCCTCAAAATGAGACACAACAGAAAGATTATAGTTAGTAAACCTGAACAACTTGCAGGGGTGTATTTTATCTGTACAGTCAGCCAAGTGTGTTGAAAAGCTTTTAAACAGCAATTAAAGAAACATCCCATGAAATGCCTGAGAAGGCACTAAGCACACGGATTTCCACAGaagttattattattgttaaaAACAGTTGCAGGTTTAATCTTCCATATGAGATCCCCTGTTGGTTAAAGCAGAGGTAGTCTGTTACC is part of the Taeniopygia guttata chromosome 8, bTaeGut7.mat, whole genome shotgun sequence genome and harbors:
- the LRRC42 gene encoding leucine-rich repeat-containing protein 42 gives rise to the protein MSYCLHSESHLDTGPIYVRENGKLHVVNRGAGGVQNVTPKARPFSLFSRTFSVELCMNREDDRARRQRTDHFIFTYTKEGNLRYSAKSLFSLVLGYISDNVDHIDSLIGFPEQIAEKLFSAAEARQKFTEPVTGLRALQKFTEAYGSLVLCSLCLRNRYLVISEKLEEIKSFRELTCLDLSYCKLGDEHELLEHLTKEALSSVKRLLLKDNSLSDAGLRRMTAPVRVLKKGLENLLVLDLSCNPKITDVGIGYLLSFKKLNCLDISGTGLKDVDAVIKRLQTQIGLVHSKVPLKEFDHSNCKTEGWAEQTVLQWEQAVMEAMKPQDNLRSRVAALHFYGKTRRIEEAVKCTLVEPETKASGNLQFYKENVENCHLPLKKEVAGCHELKNNKKRALAEQERERTSKQKHLCLTVEDWDLLNTY